One Arcobacter sp. FWKO B genomic window, TTTATTGTGATAAAAAAGAGCTTTCAAAAGAGATAAAAAAAGATTTAAAAGAGTTGCTTTTTGATGTTTTTGAGAGGAATAGGGAATGGGGTTGAATATAAAGTAGTTTTGTTCTTTTCTAATGTATATTATAATTATTCTATAATAATTTTAAGAAATATTACATATTGCAATATTTTTAAGTGTTAATCTATTTTTATGTTAAAGTTTTGAATCAACTAAATACAAGGTAGATTTCATGACTGACATATCGAATATTGTGGTATATAATGATGGGGAGTTGGAACTTAAAGTTTCGGTTGATGGTCAAACTGTATGGCTAAATCGAAATCAAATATCTGAACTTTTTGGCAGAGATGTAAAAACAATAGGTAAACATATAAATAATGTTTTTAGAGAAAAAGAGTTGGATAAAAATATGGTTGTCGCAAAATTTGCGACAACCACTCAACATGGGGCAATAGAAGGAAAAACACAAACAAAAGATGTAGAATATTATAATCTTGATGTTATTATATCAATTGGATATAGAGTCAAATCTCAAAAAGGTGTAAAATTCAGACAATGGGCAACAAGCATTTTGAAAAGTTATATTCAAAATGGCTATGTAATAAACTCTGAAAAAATCACCAATGAAAGATTTGTGTCTTTGGAAAATGATGTAAATGTCTTAAAATCTCAAATGAGTGAAGTTAAATCACTTGTAAAACATAATAAGCTTGAAACTCATCAAGGTATCTTTTATGATGGACAAGTTTATGAAGCGTACAGTTTCGTAAATGATTTATTCAGAAATGCACAAAACGAAATAATCCTAATCGATAATTATATAGATGATACGGTTTTGACAATTTTTTCTAAAATACCAAATACTAAAGTAACAATCTACACAAATACTATCCCAAAGCAACTCAAACTTGACTTTGAAAAGTATCATAAACAATATCAAAATGTAGAAATAAGACTTTTTAAAAATTCCCATGATAGCTTTATAATATTAGATAAAAAGGAAGTGTATCATATGGGAGCAAGTCTTAAAGACCTTGGTAAAAAATGGTTCGCATTTTCAAAGATGAATTTTGTTGTAAATGAGTTGATTGAGAAGATGAGATAAAGAGGTATGAACCACAAAATAGTAGCTTCTTTGATACTTTTTTTAGAAAAAAGTATCGTAAAAAATCGTGGCACGAGTTGCTTTTTTAAGGATTTTCTGAATAAATTCCTAAAAACTCAAAACTCGCTACGCTCAAACAGTTGAGTTTTCTTAACGAAATTTCTTCAAAAAATCTTTTTCTTAAAAAAACAAAGTGCCACAAAGAGGAAGCGGTATCGCTGAAGCGATTTTATTAAGGAACGCCGACTTTAGTCGGTATTTCTGGGAATCTAGAAAGGCAGAAAGGGACAGATCACAAAATATAATTAAAAAATATGTCAAAAATAGTGCATAGCTGTTGCTTTAGCAAACTTTCCTTTAAATTGCGATGTTTTTTATAACCAAAAACTTATGATGATATAAACTTTATAGCCCATGATTATGATGGTGTCAATAAATCGATTATAGAAAACATAGTCAGATTTCATATCCCTAGACTCAAAACAATCTTAACTTCATAAATAAGTAAAATAGCGAAAATGACTTGAAAGGGTGGTTAGTAATTGAATCTAAGACCTTACTATCTCCTTGATTTGGGGAATTATAACCAAGCTTAAGTTTTTATTGCTAAATTGTAACTTGTCTAGACAACTGTAATCAACTAGTAATTTATATTCGTTAGTATTTCAAATGCAAACATGTATATACAACTTGATAGGATAGTAAATGACAAAAAGATTTGATTATGAGACAGTATATGAATACTTAAAAAATCATATAAAAGATGATTTGAGGGATAATGAAAAAATACCTTCAGAAAATGAACTATGTGAAAGATTTAATGTAACAAGAGCAACAGTTAGGCAAGGTATAAGTAAGCTTAAAAATGAAGGGTTGTTGTTTTCCAAAAAAGGGAGTGGATATTTTGTAAGTCCCGAAAAAGTAAAGTATTCGTTATCCAAAAATACTACTTTTACAAAAGAGATACAAGCTAGTGGTAAAACACCTTCCTTATGTGTTGTCAAAGTACAGGAAATAAAAGCAAATAAATTTCTTGCTTCTAAATTTGGGATACAAGAAAATGCTCCACTCACAAATGCAATAATTTTAAGGCTTGTAGATGATGAGCCATTTTTGATAGGGTGTAATTACTTTAATGCAGAAATCCTCAAAGATATAGAAAAACACATAAATAATGACTTGTTTTCATTGACAAAACTTTTTGTTGAAGAATATTCTATAAAGCCATTTAGAAATCATTCAGAACTTGAAATTGTTCCAAATAATCAAGAATACAAAAAATTACTTAGTATTCAAAATGATTTGCCTTTGATTAAAATATCTAGTGTATCAGTGTGTGATAAATCAAATCAAGTAATAGAGTATGTGGAGTCGTTTTTTAGAAGTGATAGGGTGAAATTGAATATAGAATTTAGCAATCAATAAAAATGGGAGAATTACATGATTAAAATGAAAAACTTGACTTTGGGATATAAGAAAGAAAAAATCTTAAAGGATTTGGATTTAGAGATAGAAGATGGGGAGTTTATAGGTATTATTGGACCTAGTGGAGCTGGTAAATCTACATTACTTATGTCGATAGTTGGGAGTATTAAAGTTTTTGATGGAAAATTTAAAGTACTTGGATATGACCTAGAGGACATAAAGAAAAAAGATTTAATCAAGTTAAGAGAGCAAATAGGGTTTGTATTTCAAGGGTATTGTTTGGTGGATAGGCTTAGTGTACTTGATAATGTAATAAGTGGGATGTTAAAAGATATACCAATGCCAAGAGCGGTTATTAAGTACTATAAAGATAAAGAACTAAAAAAAGCACAGGAGGTTATAGATGTAGTTGATATAGCAAAACATACAACAAAAAGATGTGATGAACTAAGTGGTGGGCAAAGACAAAGGGTCGCTATAGCAAGAGCATTAATAAGTAAACCCAAAATAATATTGGCAGATGAACCAGTTTCAGCTCTTGATGTGAAAAGTGCACAGAAGGTTATGGATATTTTTAGAAAAGTTAATAAGTCATTTGGTGTAACTATTATTATAAATTTACATCATCTTGAGTATGCCAAAGAGTACTGCGACAGAATCATTGGGGTGAATAATGGAACAGTAGTCTTTGACGGTAGAAGTAGTGAATTAACTGATAAGTTAATTGAAAAAATATATGCTACTCCGAAAAATTAGTGTAGCATAAAAAAGATTAAATTTAATATAAGGATTTGTTATGAGAAGAAATTTTTTAAAAAAAGTTGCAGTTGCTACAGCTGCTTTAGGTTTGACTATATCAAGTTTGAGTGCAGACTCTAGTACATGGCCAAAAGAGATAGTATTTGGTGCAATTCCTGTGGCTGGTAATTCAAGTATGGAAGAACAATTTGGTCCTTTGGCTAAATACTTACAAGATACATTAGGTATCAAAGTAACACTAAAGGTGACAAATGATTATACTGGTATTATTACTGGTATGGCACATAATCATATAGATTTTGCTTATCTTGGGCCAAACTCTTATGTGACTGCTTCTCAAAGGGCAAACGCTGAAGCTGTTGCAATGGAAGTAAATGATGAAGGAGTTGCTGGTTATCATGCACTAATAGTTGCAAGAAAAGATAGTGGAATAAAAACTTTAGATGATGCAAAAGGTAAAACTTGGGCATTTACTGATCCACAATCAACAAGTGGAACACTTGTACCAACTGTTCATTTCAATAAAATAGGTATTGACCCACAAAAATACTTTTCTAGAGTAATATATTCAGGAAGTCATGAAGCTTCAATGTTATCGGTAAAGGCTGGTAGAGTAGATGTAGCTTCCAATAACGATTTGGATTTTAATAGAGGAATAGGTAGACATTGGGAAGCTGATGAGTTTAATATAATTTGGAAGTCTGATTTGATTCCAGGTTCTCCAATAGCTGTAAGAGGTGGGCTACCTACATCATTAAAAATGGCTATTAAAGGGGCATTTATAGCTTATAAGGTACCAGAAGGTTCATCTCTTAAAATGAGCGGATATACACATGCAGATGATTCAACATACAATCCAACTAGAGAGCTTATAAAAGCAAAAGAGGCTATGAAAAAATAATACATAAACCCCAATTAGGGGTTTATTAAAGGATAAATATATGGATAAGCAACAAGAATTTTTGGATTTGAAAAAACATGCAACACCATTTAAAGCATATAATTTGATGATAATTGGTGCATTGGCATTAGTCTTTTTGGCTAGTTGGTATGGTTCAGAGATGAGTTTGGTAGCTTTATATGATGGATGGGGGCATATGGTTAAATACCTAAGTGGTAATCCAAATATTGAAAATAGTTCATTTTTACCTCCATCAACAAATTGGACAAATATAGAAAAATATTTATATTCTATGCTTGAAACGGTTATGATGGCAGTTGTTGCGTTGGTAATATCTGTTATTTTGGCTTTTCCTATGTCGCTTCTGGGGTCAAGAAATATTGTTGAACTTTTATTTCCAGGGCAATCTTTAATTAATCGTTTTATTAAGCGTACAATATATGGGATAACAACATTATTAGCGAATATTTTTAGAAGTGTTAATGAAATAATTTGGGCATTGATTTTTGTAAGTGCAGTTGGACTTGGTCCTATGGCTGGTATTTTGGCTTTAGGTATTCATACTGCTGGAGTATTGGCAAAATTATTAAGTGAAGGAATAGAGTCTATTGACCCAGGTCCTGTGAATGCTTTAAATGCTAGTGGGGCAGGTTTTATTAAAATACTTTTTTATGCAATCATGCCTCAAACAATGCCTCATTTTATATCCATGGTATTGTATAGATTTGAAAGTGATGTAAGAGCAGCTTCTGTACTTGGTTTTGTTGGAGCAGGTGGTATAGGGTTTTATTTATTTGATGCTATTCGTTCTTTTGAACATGGTGATGTGACTACAATCTTGATGATTATAGTGGCTACTGTTTGGGTAATTGATAAAATAAGTGCTTATGTAAGAAGTAAGTTTATATAAGGAATCGTATGAGTAGAGAAGATTTGAATTTCTTACTGCAAAAAGTAGAGATAAAAGAGCTTGAAAAGCTTTACAAGAAAATAGACAAGAGTTTGGGAGTGAATATAATAAACCAACCTACAAGCCAAACTCTTTTGGTACCAATAAAAGATCCTATTAGTGGTGGTGAGTTTTATGCTGGAGAAGCATTGGTCACTTCTTGTATTGTTGAGGTGAATAAGGCACAAGGTTGGTCTATGGTTCAAGATGATAATGATGAATTGTCTTTGTATATCGCAACGATTGATGCAGTATTTGAAAGTGGAGTATTTCAAAAAGATATAGAAAAGCTTTATACAAAAACTATAGTAAGTATAAATAACTATCAAAAACAACTCAATAAAAAAGTAAACTCCACAAGAGTTAGTTTTGATTTAATGTAGGTAAAAGATGAATAGTACAGATATAGAAAAAAACAATAGAGAAACATTTAGGGTACTTTTAAATGCATTATCGATGCCAGGAAATGTAGAGAAGGTAAATAAAATATTTAATTCTTATACTTTAAGTATAGCAAGTACACTTCTTTACTCTGAGGTAAGCTATATAAATAATACAGAAGAAGAGTTTACACTAATAGATGCAATTACTAATGCAAAACAGCAAAATATACAAAATGCTGATTATGTTTTTTGTTGTTCATTGGATGGTGTTTTAAATGAGATTAAAAAAGGAAGTTATATTTCTCCTGAAGATTCTGCAACAATTATTTATTTGGTAAATTCTTTTGAAGGGTTAAATATATCATTAAAAGGTCCAGGAATAGACAAAGAGAAAAAAGCAACTTATCCTATAGATGAAGATTTTGTGTATGAGTTTAACAAAAGAAATAAAAGCTATCCTCTTGGGAATGAGATTTATTTTTTAAATAAAACAAATGGTGAAATAAAAGCTTTGAGCAGAACAACTAAATTGGAGGTAGTATAAGATGGGTTATGTTGCTATAAAAGGTGGTGAGGATGCAATAAATAATTCTTTAAACTTTTACTATGAGAGTATTAACAAAGCAGAACAAATAAACACAAAAGATGTGCAAAATGGGTTGTGTTATGCGGTAGATAAAGTGATGAGCGAAGGGTCATTGTATAGTAAAAAACTGGCATCAGTTGCTATTAAAAAGAGTGCTGGTGATTTACTGAATGCTGCATTCTTTTTAAGGGCTCATAGAAGTACTTGTCAAAGAATTGGTATCGCAAAAACAATTGATGTAGAAAAAATAAGAGTTATTAGAAGAATATCATCAGCATTTAAAGATATTAAAGGTGGGCAGATATTAGGACCATCAAATGATTATGAGGTAAAGTTAATTTTAGAAAAAAAAGTGTTGTTAAAAGAGTCTGAAGGTTTTAGCGACAAAGACAATATTTTGTTAAGTGCATTGGCACCATTAAGACAGAGAAATTTAGTTAAGAAATTAAAAGCAGATGTAGAAATATCAGATATAACAAGGGTATTTCCAGAGGCTCCTTATCCCAGAAGTGCAGTGATGCAAGTTTTGAGCCGTGGTGAGTCTGGGAGTATGCTAGGATTTGCGTATACTTCAATAAGAGGGTTTGGAGATGTTCATCCTACCATAGGAGATCTAAGACTTGGATATACAGACCTTATGTTTACACATCCATTTACAAAAAAAGAAGTTAAAGTAGGTGAGCTTGAAGTTACATCTTGTGAGACTGCTGGAATGTTTGAAAAACAAGACAATGGTGAAGTACAACTCACTACTGGATTTGGATTTTGTTTTGGCTTTAATGAAACCAAATCGATAAGTATGAGTATACTTGATTTATCGCTTTATAATGCAAAACATAGTGTTGGAGAAAAAGAGTTTGCCAGTGATTTTGAAATGATAATGCACCATATTGATGGGGTAGATTCTATGGGCTTTACAAACCATTTTAAACTTCCTCATTATGTGACATTTCAAGCTGATTTACAAGTATTTGCTAATGCAGCGAAATTTGCAAAGGATAATAAATGAGGTACGCTTTTTTAGATGAAGATGCAAAAAAAGAGATAAGACGAGCTATTTTAAAAGCAGTAGCAATCCCTGGATATTTAGTTTCTTTTGCTAGTCGTGAGATGCCAATAGCGAGGGGTTGGGGAACTGGTGGATTGCAAGTAACACTATCTATGATAAAAGAAAATGATGTATTAAAGGTTATAGACCAAGGTTGTGATGGAAGTGTGAATGCTGTTAATATGAGAAATTTTATTACCTCTGTTACAGATAATACTACAACATTGGATACTACAAAAGCAACACTTATACAAACAAGACATAGGATTCCTGAAGAGGAGCTCAAAGAAGGGCAAACGCTTATATTCCAAGTTCCTATGCCTGATATTTTAGAAACAGTCGAGCCAGATACCTATAAAGCAAAGTTGATGCATGCAAATGCTGATTATTCAAAACTTTGGGTGTTGTTATATGAAGATACTTCAATGTTTGGTGATAGTAGGATTTCTAATAGATACCCTGTAATGGTTGAAGATAGATATGCAATGGATCCTAGTCCAATTCCAAAATATGATACACCAAAATTAGGGAACTGCAAAGCTTTACAACTTTTTGGGGCAGGGCGAGAAAAGAAGATATATGCAATTCCTCCATATTCTAAGGTAGAGCCTCTAAAATTTGAAGATAAAGAGTTTAGAATAGAAAACTTTGATGGTATGAGTTGTGAGAGATGTGGCAATAGTGATGTTTATCTTGATGAGGTATACGATAATGAGGGGATAAAACACTATTTTTGTAGTGATACTTCATATTGTGATAAAGTTTTAGAGCAAAGGACAAAATGATGGTTTTGAAAATAGAAAACTTATCGAAAGTTTTTGGATATGGATGTCCAAAATGTTATTCAGATACTGGTGCAAGTTTTAATTCTTCAATTTGTCCTCATTGTAATAGTGTAGTTGGAGTTAATCAGGTTAATTTAGAACTTGAAAAAGGTGAAGTTCTTGGGATAGTTGGAGAAAGCGGTAGTGGAAAATCAACTCTTTTACAATTAATTTATCAAGATCAAAAAGCTACAAGTGGAGAAATATTTATAGAAAAATTTATGGATGAAAAAGGGGTAAGTAAAAACTTATTGGAGTGCGACCTTAATGAACTTAGCTTTTTAAGAAACAAACTTATATCTATGATATATCAAAATCCAAGGTTGGGATTGAACTATAGGTTTAGTGCTGGTGGGAATATTGCAGAAAAAGTAATAGGTAGTGGGAATAAGTTTTATCATAAAATACGCCAAAGGGCAGAGTTCTTTTTAAATAAAACAGAAATTCCTGTGAGTAGAATAGATGATTATCCAGATAAGTTTAGTGGTGGGCAACAACAACGAATCCAGATATCAAAAGCACTTTCTTCTAATCCAGAGCTTTTACTTTTGGATGAGCCAACTACAGGACTTGACCTTTCGGTACAAGCAAAAATATTGGATCTTATAAAAGTTCTCCAAAAAGAGATTGGATTTTCGATGGTTATTGTTTCACATGATCTTGGCGTCATAAAACACCTTACAGATATTACAGTAGTTATGAAAAATGGTCAGATTGTTGAAAAAGGATTAACTGATCAAATATTAGAAGACCCACAGCACCCTTATACACAACTATTAGTTTCAAGTGTATTATAAAGGATAGAAATGAAGAAATTGATTATAAATAATTTATCAAAAGAATTTACTGTACATACAAGGGGCGGAATTAAGATTAATGGTTATAAGAATATTAGTTTTGAACTTGACAGGGGAGAGTTTATTTCCCTTTATGGACCTAGTGGTTTGGGTAAATCATCAGTATTAAAAGCATTATATAGAACTTATAAAACAACTAGTGGAGAGATTCTTTTTGAAAGAAACAATGGAACATCTATAGATATAGCTAGTGCTAGTGAGAGTGAGATATTAAAGCTTAGAAAAGAGTCTATAGGTTATGTTTCCCAATTTTTGCAGGTGCTTCCGCGTATTAGTGCAGTCGATATAGTAGCACAACCATTGATAGATAAAGGTGAAAGCATGGATGTTGCTAAAGATAAAGCAAAAGAAATGTTGAGTTTTTTAAATATTAAAGAAGAGCTTTTTGATATTTCTCCACTTACATTTAGTGGAGGAGAACAACAAAGGGTAAACATAGCCAAAGGGATAATTGCTCCAAAGTCTTTATTATTGCTAGATGAGCCAACAGCATCTTTGGATAAGACAAATACAAATAAGGTAATTGATAAGTTATTGGAGATAAAAAAAGAAGGGGTAAGTATGATTGGTATTTTTCATGATATTGATTGTATGAAAAGAATTAGTGATAAAGTTTATGATATGAAGGAAAAGAAATATGCAGACAATTATTAGAAGCACTAATGTATTAATAAACAAAGAATTTCAAGGTGCAGATATTGTAATCAAAGGGGAAAAAATTATATCAATAAAGCCTTATAGAACTATAGATGTAGCAATAGATTTAGGCGATAGAAGAGTAGTTCCTGGTTTTGTAGATTTACACGGAGATGCTATTGAAAAAGAGATAGAACCAAGACCTGGAGCTAGGTTTCCTACTTCTATGGCTGTAGTTGAGCTTGATAAAAAGCTTTCAATGGCAGGAGTAACTACAATGTATCATGCTATAGGCTTTAATGATGAAGAGCTTAGTAAAGGCAGAGGCACTGGACAATCAAAAGAGTTAATAGAAGAGATTTATGAAGCTAATAAAAAACATTTAGGTGTTGATAATCTTGTTCATGCTCGTTTTGAGATTACTAGTGAAACTTCACTTGCTACTATTAAACAACTTATTATTGACAAAAAAGTAGATATGCTCTCAATAATGGATCATAGTCCAGGGCAAGGACAGTTTAAAACTCTTGAGTCTTGGAAAAAGTATCACCTTTCAGCTTATGAAATAGAAGATAGAGATGTTGAAGAGTATTTAAAAAGTAAAACATCTAAAGACAAAGTAGGCATTGTAGAAGATTTAGTATCCTTTGGTTTAGAACATAATATTCCAGTTTTAAGTCATGATGATGATTGTGAAGAGA contains:
- the rhuM gene encoding RhuM family protein gives rise to the protein MTDISNIVVYNDGELELKVSVDGQTVWLNRNQISELFGRDVKTIGKHINNVFREKELDKNMVVAKFATTTQHGAIEGKTQTKDVEYYNLDVIISIGYRVKSQKGVKFRQWATSILKSYIQNGYVINSEKITNERFVSLENDVNVLKSQMSEVKSLVKHNKLETHQGIFYDGQVYEAYSFVNDLFRNAQNEIILIDNYIDDTVLTIFSKIPNTKVTIYTNTIPKQLKLDFEKYHKQYQNVEIRLFKNSHDSFIILDKKEVYHMGASLKDLGKKWFAFSKMNFVVNELIEKMR
- a CDS encoding GntR family transcriptional regulator yields the protein MTKRFDYETVYEYLKNHIKDDLRDNEKIPSENELCERFNVTRATVRQGISKLKNEGLLFSKKGSGYFVSPEKVKYSLSKNTTFTKEIQASGKTPSLCVVKVQEIKANKFLASKFGIQENAPLTNAIILRLVDDEPFLIGCNYFNAEILKDIEKHINNDLFSLTKLFVEEYSIKPFRNHSELEIVPNNQEYKKLLSIQNDLPLIKISSVSVCDKSNQVIEYVESFFRSDRVKLNIEFSNQ
- the phnC gene encoding phosphonate ABC transporter ATP-binding protein, with translation MIKMKNLTLGYKKEKILKDLDLEIEDGEFIGIIGPSGAGKSTLLMSIVGSIKVFDGKFKVLGYDLEDIKKKDLIKLREQIGFVFQGYCLVDRLSVLDNVISGMLKDIPMPRAVIKYYKDKELKKAQEVIDVVDIAKHTTKRCDELSGGQRQRVAIARALISKPKIILADEPVSALDVKSAQKVMDIFRKVNKSFGVTIIINLHHLEYAKEYCDRIIGVNNGTVVFDGRSSELTDKLIEKIYATPKN
- the phnD gene encoding phosphonate ABC transporter substrate-binding protein codes for the protein MRRNFLKKVAVATAALGLTISSLSADSSTWPKEIVFGAIPVAGNSSMEEQFGPLAKYLQDTLGIKVTLKVTNDYTGIITGMAHNHIDFAYLGPNSYVTASQRANAEAVAMEVNDEGVAGYHALIVARKDSGIKTLDDAKGKTWAFTDPQSTSGTLVPTVHFNKIGIDPQKYFSRVIYSGSHEASMLSVKAGRVDVASNNDLDFNRGIGRHWEADEFNIIWKSDLIPGSPIAVRGGLPTSLKMAIKGAFIAYKVPEGSSLKMSGYTHADDSTYNPTRELIKAKEAMKK
- the phnE gene encoding phosphonate ABC transporter, permease protein PhnE, giving the protein MDKQQEFLDLKKHATPFKAYNLMIIGALALVFLASWYGSEMSLVALYDGWGHMVKYLSGNPNIENSSFLPPSTNWTNIEKYLYSMLETVMMAVVALVISVILAFPMSLLGSRNIVELLFPGQSLINRFIKRTIYGITTLLANIFRSVNEIIWALIFVSAVGLGPMAGILALGIHTAGVLAKLLSEGIESIDPGPVNALNASGAGFIKILFYAIMPQTMPHFISMVLYRFESDVRAASVLGFVGAGGIGFYLFDAIRSFEHGDVTTILMIIVATVWVIDKISAYVRSKFI
- a CDS encoding phosphonate C-P lyase system protein PhnG, producing MSREDLNFLLQKVEIKELEKLYKKIDKSLGVNIINQPTSQTLLVPIKDPISGGEFYAGEALVTSCIVEVNKAQGWSMVQDDNDELSLYIATIDAVFESGVFQKDIEKLYTKTIVSINNYQKQLNKKVNSTRVSFDLM
- a CDS encoding phosphonate C-P lyase system protein PhnH — protein: MNSTDIEKNNRETFRVLLNALSMPGNVEKVNKIFNSYTLSIASTLLYSEVSYINNTEEEFTLIDAITNAKQQNIQNADYVFCCSLDGVLNEIKKGSYISPEDSATIIYLVNSFEGLNISLKGPGIDKEKKATYPIDEDFVYEFNKRNKSYPLGNEIYFLNKTNGEIKALSRTTKLEVV
- a CDS encoding carbon-phosphorus lyase complex subunit PhnI produces the protein MGYVAIKGGEDAINNSLNFYYESINKAEQINTKDVQNGLCYAVDKVMSEGSLYSKKLASVAIKKSAGDLLNAAFFLRAHRSTCQRIGIAKTIDVEKIRVIRRISSAFKDIKGGQILGPSNDYEVKLILEKKVLLKESEGFSDKDNILLSALAPLRQRNLVKKLKADVEISDITRVFPEAPYPRSAVMQVLSRGESGSMLGFAYTSIRGFGDVHPTIGDLRLGYTDLMFTHPFTKKEVKVGELEVTSCETAGMFEKQDNGEVQLTTGFGFCFGFNETKSISMSILDLSLYNAKHSVGEKEFASDFEMIMHHIDGVDSMGFTNHFKLPHYVTFQADLQVFANAAKFAKDNK
- a CDS encoding alpha-D-ribose 1-methylphosphonate 5-phosphate C-P-lyase PhnJ is translated as MRYAFLDEDAKKEIRRAILKAVAIPGYLVSFASREMPIARGWGTGGLQVTLSMIKENDVLKVIDQGCDGSVNAVNMRNFITSVTDNTTTLDTTKATLIQTRHRIPEEELKEGQTLIFQVPMPDILETVEPDTYKAKLMHANADYSKLWVLLYEDTSMFGDSRISNRYPVMVEDRYAMDPSPIPKYDTPKLGNCKALQLFGAGREKKIYAIPPYSKVEPLKFEDKEFRIENFDGMSCERCGNSDVYLDEVYDNEGIKHYFCSDTSYCDKVLEQRTK
- a CDS encoding ATP-binding cassette domain-containing protein; translation: MVLKIENLSKVFGYGCPKCYSDTGASFNSSICPHCNSVVGVNQVNLELEKGEVLGIVGESGSGKSTLLQLIYQDQKATSGEIFIEKFMDEKGVSKNLLECDLNELSFLRNKLISMIYQNPRLGLNYRFSAGGNIAEKVIGSGNKFYHKIRQRAEFFLNKTEIPVSRIDDYPDKFSGGQQQRIQISKALSSNPELLLLDEPTTGLDLSVQAKILDLIKVLQKEIGFSMVIVSHDLGVIKHLTDITVVMKNGQIVEKGLTDQILEDPQHPYTQLLVSSVL
- the phnL gene encoding phosphonate C-P lyase system protein PhnL; translation: MKKLIINNLSKEFTVHTRGGIKINGYKNISFELDRGEFISLYGPSGLGKSSVLKALYRTYKTTSGEILFERNNGTSIDIASASESEILKLRKESIGYVSQFLQVLPRISAVDIVAQPLIDKGESMDVAKDKAKEMLSFLNIKEELFDISPLTFSGGEQQRVNIAKGIIAPKSLLLLDEPTASLDKTNTNKVIDKLLEIKKEGVSMIGIFHDIDCMKRISDKVYDMKEKKYADNY
- a CDS encoding alpha-D-ribose 1-methylphosphonate 5-triphosphate diphosphatase, which codes for MQTIIRSTNVLINKEFQGADIVIKGEKIISIKPYRTIDVAIDLGDRRVVPGFVDLHGDAIEKEIEPRPGARFPTSMAVVELDKKLSMAGVTTMYHAIGFNDEELSKGRGTGQSKELIEEIYEANKKHLGVDNLVHARFEITSETSLATIKQLIIDKKVDMLSIMDHSPGQGQFKTLESWKKYHLSAYEIEDRDVEEYLKSKTSKDKVGIVEDLVSFGLEHNIPVLSHDDDCEEKLNTLKNLGVTFSEFPLSVEVARKAKQMNISTGMGAPNVVRGGSQSGNIAARELIKEGVCDFLCSDYHPASLLMSPYRLKEDVGLSLEKGFAMISSTPARLAGLTDRGEIKEDMLADIVIIDEVHFPKVVLTFKNGEVVYNGIRGFNL